From Granulicella cerasi, a single genomic window includes:
- the uvrA gene encoding excinuclease ABC subunit UvrA, which yields MSITHINVRGARQHNLRDVSVSIPRNTLTVVTGLSGSGKSSLAFDTIYAEGQRRYVETLSAYARQFLDQMERPDVDSIEGLSPAISIEQKTTSRSPRSTVGTITEIYDYLRLLWASVGQPHCPNCHRPISRQSAEQIIAQIVERTDAIGERITVLAPIVRGRKGEFREELEALDKKGYRVRIDGEITEIEEGMRLEKRKNHTVEAIVDRIILKLAPGEETYDTRRLQTAITTSLTLAGGLVLIGLQSPGGEYHETLYSTSMACPDCGINVPKLEPRSFSFNSTYGACPECNGLGSIFDFDPAKTISDWSKPLLDGAMGPGGSAQYLLRLIKLFADKNKINLKQPFEALPKEQQDLFLYGPPRAEAARTGFHGIIPYLRDSLEETKSDGYREYMMQYMSANDCPRCHGARLRPESLAVTIPLKDSGAPGLDSESYDAEAIKSPRATKDFSIADFTGLSLERALVGARSMKFSGREALIADRLQREVIERLEFLNAVGLGYLSLSRSAATLSGGEGQRIRLATQIGSKLRGVLYVLDEPSIGLHQRDNQRLISALENLRDIGNTVLVVEHDEDTMRKADYLIDLGPGAGKNGGFIMAEGTPAQVMADPNSVTGQYLSGKIDIVTRPTPDKAPRPLTGRWLSIQNATSHNLRNVTAHFPLGVMTVVTGVSGSGKSTLVNDILYRSLAKELYGSREEPGAHKAIHGAGELDKVIQIDQSPIGRTPRSNPATYTGVFTAIRDLFAMLPESRERGYKPGRFSFNVQGGRCEACTGEGQRRIEMNFLPDVYVLCEVCNGRRYNHETLQVKFNNHSIADILDLPIEEAVNVLKDIPTIHNKLQTLVDVGLGYIHLGQSATTLSGGEAQRMKLARELSKRQTGKTLYLLDEPTTGLHFDDVRKLLEVLHRLADLGNTVIIIEHNFDMIRNADYLIDMGPEGGEGGGTIVAQGPPELVAHVEASHTGHFLRRYYDETSGLIAPSSLPPIELPDLEKKAPKPKFIAPERKTGVPTASKKKPEEGATKPAAKKSAKKAAKKSAK from the coding sequence ATGAGCATCACGCACATCAACGTTCGCGGCGCACGGCAACACAACCTGCGCGATGTCTCCGTTTCGATCCCTCGCAACACGCTGACGGTGGTCACCGGTCTCTCTGGCTCGGGCAAATCTTCGCTCGCTTTTGACACCATCTACGCCGAGGGCCAGCGTCGCTACGTCGAGACCCTCTCGGCCTACGCGCGGCAGTTCCTCGACCAGATGGAGCGACCTGACGTCGACTCCATCGAAGGCCTTTCGCCCGCCATCTCCATCGAGCAGAAGACGACGTCGCGCTCGCCGCGTTCGACCGTCGGCACGATCACGGAGATCTACGACTACCTGCGTCTGCTATGGGCCTCTGTCGGCCAGCCGCACTGCCCCAACTGCCACCGCCCCATCTCGCGCCAGAGCGCGGAGCAGATCATCGCGCAGATCGTCGAACGCACCGACGCCATTGGCGAACGCATCACGGTTCTCGCGCCCATCGTGCGCGGCCGCAAGGGCGAGTTCCGCGAAGAGCTCGAAGCGCTCGATAAGAAGGGCTACCGCGTTCGCATCGACGGCGAGATCACCGAGATCGAAGAAGGCATGCGTCTTGAAAAGCGCAAGAACCACACCGTCGAAGCCATCGTCGATCGCATCATTCTGAAGCTCGCACCCGGCGAAGAGACTTACGACACCCGCCGGCTGCAGACGGCCATCACGACCTCGCTTACACTCGCCGGTGGGCTCGTTCTCATCGGCCTGCAATCGCCGGGTGGCGAGTATCACGAAACGCTGTACTCCACCTCGATGGCCTGCCCCGACTGCGGCATCAACGTGCCCAAGCTCGAGCCGCGTTCGTTCTCGTTCAACTCCACCTACGGCGCCTGCCCCGAGTGCAACGGCCTCGGCAGCATCTTCGACTTCGACCCCGCCAAGACCATCAGCGACTGGTCCAAGCCGCTGCTCGACGGCGCCATGGGCCCAGGCGGCTCGGCGCAGTATCTTCTGCGCCTGATCAAGCTCTTCGCCGACAAGAACAAGATCAACCTCAAGCAGCCTTTCGAAGCGTTGCCGAAGGAGCAGCAGGACCTCTTCCTCTACGGCCCGCCGCGCGCCGAAGCTGCACGCACCGGCTTCCACGGCATCATCCCTTACCTGCGCGACTCGCTTGAAGAGACCAAGTCTGACGGCTATCGCGAGTACATGATGCAGTACATGAGCGCGAACGACTGCCCGCGCTGCCACGGCGCACGCCTGCGTCCGGAGTCGCTCGCCGTCACCATTCCGCTGAAGGATTCAGGTGCCCCCGGCCTCGATTCCGAGAGCTACGACGCCGAGGCGATCAAGTCGCCGCGCGCCACCAAAGACTTCTCCATCGCCGACTTCACCGGCCTCTCGCTCGAGCGCGCTCTCGTCGGCGCACGCAGCATGAAGTTCTCCGGCCGCGAAGCGCTCATCGCCGACCGCCTGCAGCGCGAAGTGATCGAACGCCTCGAGTTCCTCAACGCCGTCGGCCTCGGCTACCTCTCGCTCTCGCGCTCGGCGGCCACGCTCAGCGGCGGCGAAGGCCAGCGCATTCGCCTCGCCACGCAGATCGGCTCCAAGCTCCGCGGCGTGCTCTATGTACTCGATGAGCCGAGCATCGGCCTGCATCAGCGCGATAACCAGCGCCTCATCTCCGCGCTCGAAAACCTGCGCGACATCGGCAACACCGTCCTCGTCGTCGAGCACGACGAAGACACCATGCGCAAGGCCGACTACCTCATCGACCTCGGCCCAGGCGCCGGCAAGAACGGCGGCTTCATCATGGCCGAGGGCACGCCCGCGCAGGTGATGGCTGACCCGAACTCCGTCACCGGCCAGTACCTCTCGGGCAAGATCGATATCGTCACGCGCCCCACTCCGGACAAGGCTCCACGCCCGCTCACGGGCCGTTGGCTCTCCATCCAGAACGCCACCTCGCACAACCTTCGCAACGTTACCGCGCACTTCCCGCTCGGCGTCATGACGGTCGTCACCGGCGTCAGCGGCTCGGGTAAATCGACGCTCGTCAATGACATCCTCTACCGCTCGCTGGCGAAGGAACTCTACGGCTCGCGCGAAGAACCCGGCGCGCACAAAGCCATCCACGGCGCTGGCGAACTCGACAAGGTCATTCAGATCGACCAGTCGCCCATCGGCCGCACCCCGCGCTCCAACCCCGCGACCTACACCGGCGTCTTCACCGCCATCCGCGATCTCTTCGCCATGCTGCCGGAGTCGCGCGAGCGCGGCTACAAGCCCGGCCGCTTCAGCTTCAACGTGCAAGGCGGACGCTGCGAAGCCTGCACCGGCGAAGGCCAGCGCCGCATCGAGATGAACTTCCTGCCCGACGTCTACGTGCTCTGCGAGGTCTGCAACGGCCGACGCTACAACCACGAAACGCTGCAGGTAAAGTTCAACAATCACTCCATCGCCGACATCCTCGACCTGCCCATCGAAGAAGCCGTGAACGTCCTCAAGGACATTCCGACGATCCACAATAAGCTTCAAACGCTCGTCGACGTCGGCCTCGGCTACATCCATCTCGGTCAGTCCGCGACGACGCTCTCCGGCGGCGAAGCCCAGCGCATGAAGCTCGCGCGCGAGCTCTCCAAGCGCCAGACTGGCAAGACGCTCTACCTGCTCGACGAGCCCACCACCGGCCTGCACTTCGACGACGTGCGCAAGCTGCTCGAAGTCCTGCATCGCCTCGCCGACCTCGGCAACACGGTCATTATCATCGAGCACAACTTCGACATGATCCGCAACGCCGACTACCTCATCGACATGGGGCCCGAGGGCGGCGAAGGCGGCGGCACGATCGTCGCGCAAGGCCCACCCGAGCTCGTCGCACATGTCGAAGCCTCGCACACCGGCCACTTTCTGCGCCGGTACTACGACGAGACCTCCGGCCTCATCGCACCCTCGTCGCTGCCGCCGATCGAGCTGCCCGATCTCGAGAAGAAAGCGCCGAAACCGAAGTTCATCGCACCCGAACGCAAAACCGGTGTGCCGACAGCCTCCAAGAAAAAGCCAGAAGAAGGCGCTACCAAACCCGCAGCGAAAAAGTCTGCCAAGAAGGCCGCGAAGAAGAGCGCGAAGTAG
- a CDS encoding CPBP family intramembrane glutamic endopeptidase, whose translation MPNERKNPNADLAELPDPALTPAELVTFDAAEPLDIQHDTDPAKEVPPARRIPHLGHTAVFFSLTGFCMLLCSAVALGVAHAGAPGEAIKHPLILGAAQAISYLLALAISFFIFPLLWERSFPDGIHWNTRPAKLHWWKLLLLGITLSVLAQLAINHLTGPTSESDVVGLFKTQLSSWLTLIIGGTLPALMEEIAFRGFLLPSLATAYDWLTLDRTPAGLRRWDTTANHTMTAWTFATLLSSLVFALLHAPQLHHAWGVVSVLFVVSVLFSIVRIRTHSVAAAVIVHAAYDMLLFCEMAFATGGFQHLDKLN comes from the coding sequence ATGCCGAACGAACGCAAGAACCCGAACGCAGACCTCGCCGAGCTTCCTGACCCCGCGCTCACGCCCGCCGAGTTGGTCACCTTCGACGCCGCCGAGCCGCTCGACATTCAGCACGACACCGATCCGGCGAAAGAAGTCCCCCCCGCACGCCGCATCCCCCACCTCGGACACACTGCGGTCTTCTTCTCGCTCACGGGCTTCTGCATGCTGCTCTGCAGCGCGGTCGCGCTCGGCGTTGCTCATGCAGGCGCACCGGGCGAAGCCATCAAGCACCCGCTGATCCTCGGCGCAGCACAAGCCATCAGCTATCTGCTCGCTCTCGCCATCTCCTTCTTCATCTTCCCGCTCCTCTGGGAACGCAGCTTTCCCGACGGCATCCACTGGAACACGCGCCCGGCAAAGCTTCACTGGTGGAAGCTGCTCCTCCTGGGCATCACGCTGAGCGTGCTGGCGCAGTTGGCCATCAACCATCTCACCGGGCCCACGAGTGAGTCCGACGTCGTCGGCCTCTTCAAGACGCAGCTTTCCTCCTGGCTCACCCTGATCATAGGCGGCACGCTTCCTGCGCTCATGGAGGAGATCGCATTCCGCGGTTTCCTGCTGCCCTCACTGGCCACCGCGTATGACTGGCTCACACTCGATCGCACGCCCGCCGGCCTGCGTCGATGGGACACCACCGCGAACCACACCATGACGGCTTGGACCTTTGCCACGCTGCTCTCCAGCCTCGTCTTCGCGTTGCTGCACGCACCGCAACTGCATCACGCCTGGGGAGTCGTTTCAGTGCTCTTCGTCGTCTCGGTGCTCTTCAGCATTGTGCGCATCCGCACGCACTCTGTAGCCGCAGCCGTCATCGTTCATGCCGCCTACGACATGCTCCTCTTCTGCGAGATGGCCTTCGCCACCGGCGGCTTCCAACACCTCGACAAGCTCAACTAA
- the mtnA gene encoding S-methyl-5-thioribose-1-phosphate isomerase, with amino-acid sequence MIPTLQWTSEGVSFLDQTKLPQVETYVLARNYNEVADVIRNMVVRGAMAIGVSGAMGVALGIQQSTAVTLPDLNAEVEVICDTLAKTRPTAVNLFWGIAQIRDLYNKLAAENVAIDEIKSQVVALAQTLYDEDIANLKVLGAYGADLLPKEGTILTHCNAGALAACGYGSALGVIRAAVERGYKIDVFADETRPFNQGTRLTAWELTKDNIPTTLICDNMAGYFMGQGRIKAAIVGADRIAANGDTANKIGTYSVAILCKEHGIPFYVAAPFNTIDIETLNGKDIPIEERAAKEVTHVNGVQVTPDGVGIANPAFDVTPAKYITAIITERGVLRAPFEESIAAMSKQTK; translated from the coding sequence ATGATTCCCACCCTGCAATGGACGTCTGAAGGCGTCAGCTTCCTCGATCAGACCAAGCTCCCGCAAGTCGAGACCTACGTTCTCGCCCGCAACTACAACGAAGTCGCCGACGTCATTCGCAACATGGTCGTGCGCGGCGCGATGGCCATCGGCGTCTCTGGCGCAATGGGCGTGGCCCTCGGCATCCAGCAGTCCACCGCCGTCACCCTTCCGGACCTGAACGCCGAAGTTGAGGTCATCTGCGATACGCTCGCAAAGACGCGCCCCACGGCCGTCAATCTCTTCTGGGGCATCGCGCAGATCCGCGACCTGTACAACAAGCTCGCGGCTGAGAACGTCGCCATCGACGAGATCAAATCGCAGGTCGTCGCACTCGCGCAGACGCTCTACGACGAAGACATCGCCAACCTCAAGGTCCTCGGCGCGTACGGCGCAGACCTGCTGCCGAAGGAAGGCACGATCCTCACCCACTGCAATGCTGGAGCCCTTGCTGCCTGCGGCTACGGCTCAGCGCTCGGCGTCATCCGCGCCGCTGTAGAGCGCGGCTATAAGATCGACGTCTTCGCCGACGAGACGCGCCCCTTCAACCAGGGCACACGCCTCACCGCGTGGGAGCTCACGAAGGACAACATCCCCACCACGCTCATCTGCGACAACATGGCCGGCTACTTTATGGGCCAGGGCCGCATCAAGGCCGCCATCGTCGGCGCAGACCGCATCGCCGCCAACGGTGACACCGCTAACAAGATCGGCACCTACTCTGTCGCCATCCTCTGCAAAGAGCACGGCATCCCGTTCTACGTTGCCGCGCCCTTCAACACCATCGACATCGAAACGCTCAACGGCAAGGACATCCCCATCGAAGAGCGCGCCGCGAAGGAAGTCACCCACGTGAACGGCGTGCAGGTAACGCCCGACGGTGTCGGCATCGCGAACCCGGCCTTCGACGTCACGCCCGCCAAGTACATCACCGCGATCATCACCGAGCGCGGCGTGCTGCGCGCACCGTTTGAAGAGTCCATCGCAGCAATGTCCAAGCAGACGAAGTAG
- a CDS encoding VWA domain-containing protein, producing MRRVFAVALLALASATLPAQQEQEPTMPTIHASTQIVLVDVTVQDKKGNPIHGLSKDSFVLSEDKHPQGVRHFEEHSAATAKPGPELPPMPAGTFTNYTPTPEGGALNILLLDSLNTPIQDQVFVRQQLLDFIKKAPAGQRIAIFGLSNRLYMLQGFSSDPQTLKDSLQKKLTARQSTMLDGAAGSSEAVDSLDDLTPASDISGSLAASSLQQFQTQMNAQMTQFRVQYTLDAFNTLAHYLQNFPGRKNLIWFSGSFPINIMPDATLDNPFSVMNLNEDEFRETTNLLARSQVAVYPVDARGLMVDPTFSAAQSGRSFSRNPQAFGNKIAQFNQSQADEHITMNQLADDTGGRAFYNTNDLTSAVSKAIDSGSNYYTLAYSPSNKKWDGSYRNIRVELAPALAGSGYQLSYRHGYYAFDPNAPTPKKRPEATPNTPVTTEDKLTSATQAAAYERTAMAHGAPTPQDILFKVRVLPASTSTSDKFAPNNAPDPIHPIKPPFRDFLVDYAIPGSAFSLTKSPQGRFQGGIAFSVFLYDRDGRLLNTSGETIHLNLTPENYEAFRKVVRGRFAISVPAKGGGEMFLRIGVEDVSAARFGVVEIPVASVAKLAPPPDAPKLPSGDPPATAPTAAKP from the coding sequence ATGCGTCGAGTTTTCGCAGTCGCCCTGCTTGCCCTCGCTTCCGCCACGCTGCCCGCGCAGCAGGAGCAGGAACCCACGATGCCGACCATCCACGCCAGCACACAGATCGTGCTCGTCGACGTCACCGTGCAGGACAAAAAAGGCAACCCCATCCACGGCCTTAGCAAAGACAGCTTCGTTCTTTCGGAGGATAAGCACCCGCAAGGCGTGCGCCACTTCGAAGAGCACTCTGCCGCGACCGCAAAGCCTGGGCCCGAGCTGCCGCCCATGCCTGCCGGCACCTTTACCAACTACACGCCCACCCCCGAAGGCGGCGCGCTCAACATTCTTCTGCTCGATAGCCTCAACACGCCGATCCAGGACCAGGTCTTCGTACGTCAGCAGCTGCTCGACTTCATCAAGAAGGCGCCCGCCGGCCAGCGCATCGCTATCTTTGGCCTCTCCAATCGCCTGTATATGCTGCAGGGATTCTCGTCGGACCCGCAGACACTCAAGGATTCCCTGCAGAAGAAGCTCACAGCGCGCCAGTCCACCATGCTTGACGGCGCCGCTGGCTCCAGCGAGGCCGTCGACAGCCTCGACGACCTCACTCCCGCCAGCGACATCAGCGGCTCGCTCGCAGCCTCCTCGCTGCAGCAGTTCCAGACGCAGATGAACGCACAGATGACGCAGTTCCGCGTGCAATACACGCTCGACGCCTTCAACACGCTCGCGCACTATCTGCAGAACTTCCCCGGCCGCAAAAACCTCATCTGGTTCTCGGGCTCGTTCCCCATCAACATCATGCCGGATGCCACGCTCGACAACCCGTTCTCCGTGATGAACCTGAACGAAGACGAGTTCCGCGAAACGACCAATCTGCTCGCCCGGTCGCAGGTCGCGGTTTATCCCGTGGACGCGCGCGGCCTCATGGTCGACCCGACCTTCTCCGCTGCGCAAAGCGGCCGCAGCTTCTCGCGCAACCCTCAGGCCTTCGGGAACAAGATCGCCCAGTTCAATCAGTCGCAGGCCGATGAGCACATCACCATGAATCAGCTCGCCGACGACACCGGCGGCCGCGCCTTCTACAACACCAACGACCTTACCAGCGCTGTCTCAAAGGCCATCGACTCCGGCTCGAACTACTACACGCTGGCGTACTCACCGAGCAATAAGAAGTGGGACGGCAGCTACCGCAACATTCGCGTCGAACTCGCGCCTGCGCTCGCGGGTTCGGGCTACCAGCTCTCCTATCGCCACGGTTACTACGCGTTTGACCCCAACGCGCCGACGCCGAAGAAGCGACCGGAAGCCACGCCCAACACTCCCGTCACCACCGAGGACAAGCTCACCAGCGCGACGCAGGCCGCCGCCTACGAGCGCACCGCCATGGCGCACGGCGCGCCCACGCCGCAGGACATCCTCTTCAAGGTGCGCGTGCTGCCCGCCTCCACAAGCACCTCCGACAAGTTTGCCCCCAACAACGCCCCCGACCCCATCCATCCCATCAAGCCGCCGTTCCGCGACTTCCTTGTGGACTACGCGATCCCCGGCAGCGCCTTCAGCCTCACCAAGTCCCCGCAAGGGCGCTTCCAGGGCGGTATCGCCTTCTCGGTCTTCCTCTACGACCGCGATGGGCGTCTGCTGAACACCAGCGGCGAAACGATCCACCTGAACCTGACGCCGGAAAACTACGAGGCCTTCCGCAAGGTCGTGCGCGGCCGCTTTGCGATCAGCGTCCCGGCCAAAGGCGGCGGCGAAATGTTCCTCCGCATCGGCGTGGAAGACGTCTCCGCCGCCCGCTTTGGCGTGGTCGAAATCCCGGTCGCCTCGGTGGCGAAACTCGCGCCCCCGCCCGACGCTCCCAAGCTCCCTTCCGGGGACCCACCCGCGACAGCGCCCACGGCTGCGAAACCCTGA
- a CDS encoding permease — translation MTFRFLDWRRKSLARANTISFGGFLVSVPLAHFPHLQPAPVLVVPLGIILLGTLDTTRNMKARWDWYHAGVLMCIYADVLMLFLVLFFLICPYLAMGVTGH, via the coding sequence ATGACGTTTCGCTTTCTAGATTGGCGCAGGAAATCGCTGGCCCGGGCGAACACGATCTCCTTCGGCGGATTCTTGGTCTCCGTCCCGCTGGCGCACTTCCCGCATCTGCAGCCTGCGCCGGTGCTCGTCGTGCCGCTGGGCATCATCCTTCTGGGCACACTCGACACCACCCGCAATATGAAAGCCCGCTGGGACTGGTATCACGCAGGCGTGCTCATGTGCATTTACGCCGATGTCCTGATGCTCTTCCTCGTGCTTTTCTTCCTGATCTGCCCCTACCTGGCCATGGGCGTGACAGGACATTAA